The following are encoded in a window of Rubellicoccus peritrichatus genomic DNA:
- a CDS encoding glycosyltransferase family 4 protein produces the protein MSNQAQRKRIAHLVIALDNGGLENLVCRWTVHRNKRTPNSTCIICLDHTGELASDLNNTQVICVDAQRSRFPYDREAVRRIADICSKEKIQLIHSHNLVAHQYGALAARSKGIAHIQTLHGFNMHCRNIKERIRARIMGRLTPMHTAVSEKVGDFMQNFYSIPRSRIQVIANGVDPHHASEPEVINKIRSELSIPNDAVVLGSVGRLAHVKGWDIFLPVFAKLIQQHELGKAQPLHLVLVGDGPDRESIESQADELNISKHLHFAGFKNECGPYYDLFDIFLMPSRSEGLSVALLEAMAAGCPSIATAVGEHTKLLKESQSGTLLDASDASDWLEIISETINNQIALSEMGEKAKRYVEAHYTQEKTMSAFESLYNNLTN, from the coding sequence GTGAGCAATCAAGCACAACGCAAACGAATTGCCCACCTAGTCATAGCTTTAGACAATGGAGGCTTGGAGAATTTGGTATGTCGATGGACAGTACATCGAAACAAGAGGACTCCAAACTCGACTTGCATAATATGTCTTGATCACACTGGAGAGCTCGCTAGCGATCTTAATAATACGCAAGTGATTTGTGTCGATGCACAGCGGAGTCGTTTTCCTTATGACCGAGAAGCTGTTCGCCGAATTGCCGATATCTGCTCCAAAGAAAAAATTCAACTGATTCATTCGCATAACCTAGTTGCTCACCAATATGGGGCGCTCGCAGCTCGCTCTAAGGGCATTGCGCATATTCAAACACTGCATGGTTTCAATATGCATTGCCGCAACATAAAGGAACGCATCCGTGCCCGCATTATGGGCCGTTTGACGCCAATGCACACTGCTGTCTCAGAAAAAGTAGGAGACTTCATGCAAAACTTTTACTCCATTCCCCGGTCACGAATTCAAGTTATAGCAAATGGAGTGGATCCACATCACGCCTCCGAACCAGAGGTCATAAATAAAATAAGATCGGAACTTAGCATTCCTAATGATGCGGTTGTGCTGGGCTCAGTTGGTCGGCTCGCACACGTAAAAGGCTGGGATATATTTCTCCCTGTATTTGCTAAGTTAATACAACAACATGAGCTTGGGAAAGCACAACCCTTGCACCTCGTTTTAGTTGGCGATGGCCCAGACCGAGAGAGCATTGAGTCCCAGGCCGATGAGCTTAATATCTCCAAACATCTACACTTTGCTGGCTTCAAGAATGAGTGTGGACCTTATTACGACTTATTCGACATCTTTTTAATGCCTTCACGAAGCGAAGGACTATCTGTTGCATTGCTTGAGGCAATGGCCGCGGGATGTCCTTCAATTGCAACTGCTGTTGGAGAACATACAAAGCTTTTAAAAGAATCTCAGTCCGGCACCTTATTAGACGCTAGTGACGCGAGTGATTGGCTGGAAATTATTTCTGAAACTATAAACAACCAGATAGCGCTCAGCGAAATGGGCGAGAAAGCCAAACGGTATGTCGAAGCACATTATACGCAGGAAAAAACTATGTCAGCCTTCGAGTCACTCTACAATAATCTAACGAATTGA